In Haloterrigena turkmenica DSM 5511, a single genomic region encodes these proteins:
- a CDS encoding acyl-CoA thioesterase: MTALIETLVENREMVQPNHANMLDTAHGGNVMKWMDEVGAMSAMLFSGETCVTARVDRMNFERPIHVGDTAYITAYVYDAGTSSVKVRLVAEREDLRTRERETTTESYFVYVAIDDEKNPTTVPDLTTDSEQEVALRQAALESDSDR, from the coding sequence ATGACTGCGCTCATCGAGACGCTCGTCGAGAACCGCGAGATGGTCCAGCCAAATCACGCCAACATGCTCGATACGGCCCACGGAGGAAACGTGATGAAGTGGATGGACGAGGTCGGCGCCATGTCCGCGATGCTGTTTTCGGGCGAAACCTGCGTGACGGCCCGCGTCGATCGGATGAACTTCGAGCGGCCGATCCACGTCGGCGACACCGCCTACATCACGGCCTACGTCTACGACGCGGGCACCTCGAGCGTGAAGGTCCGGCTGGTCGCCGAGCGCGAGGATCTGCGGACGCGCGAGCGGGAGACGACGACCGAATCGTACTTCGTCTACGTCGCGATCGACGACGAGAAGAATCCGACGACGGTGCCCGACCTGACCACCGACAGCGAACAGGAGGTAGCGTTACGGCAGGCGGCCCTCGAGAGCGACAGCGACCGCTGA
- a CDS encoding SHOCT domain-containing protein: MGSESGGSYTLTEIFAIKFVLADVVIIAALLLAGPLWALGLTALFVASTFLIWYLTRRSERADADRAAERDAAEAASERPEDTSDPVTRLQERYADGELSEAEFEAKLDRLIESNERADAAGIETEELELERSN, encoded by the coding sequence ATGGGCAGCGAGAGCGGCGGCAGCTACACGCTGACGGAAATCTTCGCCATCAAGTTCGTCCTGGCCGACGTAGTGATTATCGCCGCCTTGCTACTGGCGGGGCCGCTGTGGGCGCTCGGACTCACCGCGCTGTTCGTGGCCAGCACGTTCCTCATCTGGTATCTCACCCGCCGCAGCGAGCGCGCCGACGCCGACCGTGCGGCCGAGCGAGACGCCGCCGAAGCCGCGTCCGAACGCCCGGAGGATACGAGCGATCCCGTCACGAGGCTGCAGGAGCGGTACGCCGACGGCGAACTCTCCGAAGCGGAGTTCGAGGCGAAACTGGACCGGCTGATCGAGTCCAACGAGCGGGCCGACGCCGCCGGAATCGAGACCGAAGAACTCGAACTCGAGCGATCGAACTGA
- a CDS encoding aldehyde dehydrogenase family protein — protein sequence MATRAAQRRERLYIDGEWLETENAIPVSDLADGGTFAQVTAADPAAAHAALEAAHEIKPRMRETTVVERATWCETIAEGLREREEELAEVIVREAGKPISSARGEVGQAAERFDRAAEEARNVVSQGEYREGSTAGHEGWQAIVKHEPIGAVLCITPYNYPLATTALQVAPALAAGNSVLLKPASKTPISAAILADVISEVDGIPDGAFNFVPGEASEIGDVLSGDDRVNAIAMTGSSGAGKHVARESGMVNLHMELGGNAPAIVFEDADLADVAGNCAKGSFKYAGQRCSAVSRVLAHESVHDELVDLIDGQMDAWTAGDLFEEDTAFGPLISVDQADWVETLVEDAVEKGADLVRGGSRHAPEGVPDELGDQFFEPTLLANVPHDARIVDEEQFGPIAVVTTFSDEEEAIEIANGSDLALDAAVFTNDHKRAMNVANRVDAGAVRINGAPSHGLGDIPFGGNKDSGIGREGLDASIHEMMREKSIIL from the coding sequence ATGGCAACGAGAGCCGCACAGCGGAGAGAGCGACTGTACATCGACGGTGAGTGGCTCGAGACCGAAAACGCGATCCCGGTCTCGGATCTCGCCGACGGAGGCACCTTCGCACAGGTGACCGCTGCGGATCCGGCTGCGGCCCACGCCGCCCTCGAGGCAGCCCACGAGATCAAGCCGCGCATGCGCGAGACGACGGTCGTCGAGCGCGCGACGTGGTGTGAAACGATCGCCGAGGGGCTGCGCGAGCGTGAGGAGGAACTCGCGGAGGTCATCGTCCGCGAGGCCGGGAAACCGATCTCCTCGGCCCGCGGCGAGGTCGGGCAGGCCGCCGAGCGATTCGACCGCGCGGCCGAGGAGGCTCGCAACGTCGTCAGCCAGGGCGAGTACCGGGAGGGCTCGACGGCCGGCCACGAGGGCTGGCAGGCGATCGTCAAACACGAGCCGATCGGCGCGGTGCTGTGTATCACGCCGTACAACTATCCGTTGGCGACCACGGCATTACAGGTAGCCCCTGCACTCGCCGCCGGTAACAGCGTCCTGCTCAAACCGGCCAGCAAGACGCCCATCTCGGCGGCGATCCTCGCCGACGTCATCAGCGAGGTCGACGGCATCCCCGACGGCGCGTTCAACTTCGTCCCGGGTGAGGCCAGCGAGATCGGCGACGTCCTGTCGGGCGACGACCGCGTCAACGCCATCGCGATGACCGGGTCTTCGGGCGCCGGCAAACACGTCGCCCGCGAGAGCGGCATGGTCAACCTGCACATGGAACTGGGCGGCAACGCCCCGGCGATCGTCTTCGAGGACGCCGACCTCGCCGACGTCGCGGGCAACTGCGCCAAGGGCTCGTTCAAGTACGCCGGCCAGCGCTGTTCGGCCGTCTCCCGGGTGCTCGCCCACGAGTCGGTCCACGACGAGCTCGTCGACCTGATCGATGGCCAGATGGACGCCTGGACCGCCGGTGACCTCTTCGAGGAGGACACCGCCTTCGGCCCGCTGATCAGCGTCGATCAGGCCGACTGGGTCGAAACGCTCGTCGAGGACGCTGTCGAGAAGGGCGCCGACCTCGTCCGCGGCGGGAGTCGCCACGCCCCCGAGGGCGTCCCGGATGAACTCGGCGACCAGTTCTTCGAGCCGACGCTGCTGGCGAACGTCCCCCACGACGCCCGCATCGTCGACGAGGAGCAGTTCGGCCCCATCGCCGTCGTCACGACCTTCAGCGACGAGGAAGAGGCGATCGAGATCGCCAACGGCTCCGATCTGGCCCTCGACGCGGCCGTCTTCACGAACGACCACAAGCGCGCGATGAACGTCGCGAACCGCGTCGACGCCGGCGCGGTCCGGATCAACGGCGCGCCGAGCCACGGGCTGGGCGACATCCCCTTCGGCGGCAACAAGGACTCCGGTATCGGCCGCGAGGGCCTCGACGCCTCGATCCACGAGATGATGCGCGAGAAGAGCATCATTCTGTAA
- a CDS encoding DUF7331 family protein, with translation MDVPARRQDSDADEEPEEQAAVVTSHETRPGKTVFTERDNNDGWIATDLTVDLER, from the coding sequence ATGGACGTACCCGCCCGCAGGCAGGATTCCGACGCCGACGAAGAACCCGAGGAGCAGGCAGCGGTCGTTACCAGCCACGAGACGCGCCCCGGCAAGACCGTCTTCACCGAGCGCGACAACAACGACGGCTGGATCGCGACCGACCTCACCGTCGACCTCGAGCGCTGA
- a CDS encoding rubrerythrin-like domain-containing protein produces the protein MTVAEQLEYECVACGHRETVADALVSTCRRCGGEMRNVDPIRE, from the coding sequence ATGACGGTTGCCGAGCAACTCGAGTACGAGTGCGTCGCGTGCGGGCACCGCGAGACGGTCGCCGACGCGCTTGTCAGCACCTGTCGGCGCTGCGGGGGCGAGATGCGGAACGTCGATCCGATCCGCGAGTGA
- a CDS encoding MFS transporter, which translates to MALRETVDRLRGYDVLVLTATIWFLAKFLRYAFPPLFDSFGASYGASNAVLGTAYTGLMLVYAAMQFPSGVLADRFGSVGVITAGVVVAAVAALALVVDSPFLVLVGAMLVMGAGTGAHKTVAVRLLSRAYPARTGRALGVLDTFGAFGGVVAPAVIVAVASVSFPLGDSWRLLFLGAGVLGLGLGAAFRVRVPRRLPNDSAGDAATAAVSAGGIGQYTTLLRDPRFAVFALLTVLFSFTYNGFVAFAPLYLTQEAGLTDATASLLYSALFLASLVQLVTGDLSDRVGRLPLIVGTLGFASIALTALIALTGTAGPLVLGATLVAVGIGSHGFRPVRGAYLMSAIPDDVAGGGLGVVRTMLMAAGAIAPAIVGTLSELVGFRPAFVLLAASVAAATALGAVLWLLE; encoded by the coding sequence ATGGCGCTTCGCGAGACGGTCGATCGGCTCCGCGGCTACGACGTCCTCGTCCTGACGGCGACGATCTGGTTTCTCGCGAAGTTCCTCCGCTACGCCTTCCCGCCGCTGTTCGACTCGTTCGGGGCGAGCTACGGCGCCTCGAACGCAGTGCTCGGGACCGCCTACACCGGGCTGATGCTCGTCTACGCGGCCATGCAGTTTCCCTCGGGCGTGCTCGCGGATCGCTTCGGCTCGGTGGGCGTCATCACGGCGGGCGTCGTCGTGGCGGCCGTCGCCGCGCTCGCGCTGGTCGTCGACTCGCCGTTTCTCGTCCTCGTCGGCGCGATGCTCGTCATGGGCGCCGGCACCGGCGCGCACAAGACCGTCGCCGTTCGGCTGCTGTCGCGGGCCTACCCCGCGCGAACGGGCCGAGCCCTCGGCGTGCTCGACACGTTCGGCGCCTTCGGGGGCGTCGTCGCGCCGGCCGTGATCGTCGCCGTCGCGAGCGTCTCGTTCCCGCTGGGCGATAGCTGGCGGCTGCTCTTCCTGGGCGCCGGAGTGCTCGGACTCGGCCTCGGCGCGGCGTTTCGAGTGCGTGTTCCGCGACGACTGCCGAACGACTCCGCGGGCGACGCTGCCACGGCCGCCGTCTCGGCCGGCGGCATCGGACAGTACACGACGCTCCTTCGCGACCCGCGGTTCGCGGTGTTCGCGCTGCTGACGGTGCTGTTCTCGTTTACCTACAACGGGTTCGTCGCGTTCGCCCCGCTGTATCTCACGCAGGAGGCGGGGCTGACCGACGCGACGGCGAGCCTGCTCTACAGCGCCCTCTTCCTCGCGAGCCTGGTCCAACTCGTCACCGGCGATCTCAGCGACCGGGTCGGGCGACTCCCGCTCATCGTCGGCACGCTCGGGTTCGCGTCGATCGCCTTGACCGCCCTCATCGCGCTGACCGGGACGGCCGGGCCGCTGGTTCTCGGCGCGACGCTCGTCGCGGTCGGGATCGGCTCCCACGGCTTCCGGCCCGTCAGAGGGGCCTACCTGATGTCGGCGATCCCCGACGACGTCGCCGGCGGCGGGCTCGGCGTCGTCCGGACGATGCTGATGGCGGCCGGGGCGATCGCCCCCGCGATCGTCGGCACGCTCTCGGAACTCGTCGGTTTTCGGCCCGCCTTCGTCCTCCTCGCGGCGTCGGTCGCTGCCGCCACGGCGCTCGGCGCCGTACTCTGGCTGCTCGAGTAG
- a CDS encoding HAD-IIA family hydrolase, translating into MTDYEAAILDVDGTIVRGEELLPNATDALRDLEDVGVDRLLFSNNPTRGSDHYGTKLEPHGIDVDPATVLTSATVSAEYLATTHPDATVYLVGSDRLRAILEDATVGLTDDPDAADVVLGSFDDEFSFGTLWESLRALEGDVPFYGTDPDATIPIDDGEIPGSGAILAAMEAVAGREPDAILGKPSSVAAAAAMDRLNAAPDRTLVVGDRLNTDIALGERAGMTTALVLTGVTDRADVESAEIQPDYVLESLADVATLL; encoded by the coding sequence ATGACCGACTACGAGGCGGCGATCCTCGACGTCGACGGCACGATCGTCCGCGGTGAGGAGTTGCTCCCGAACGCCACCGACGCCCTCCGCGACCTCGAGGACGTCGGCGTCGATCGACTCCTGTTCTCGAACAACCCGACGCGGGGCAGCGATCACTACGGGACGAAACTCGAACCCCACGGGATCGACGTCGATCCGGCGACCGTCCTCACCTCGGCGACGGTCTCGGCGGAGTACCTCGCGACGACCCATCCGGACGCGACGGTCTACCTCGTCGGTAGCGATCGGCTCCGGGCCATCCTCGAGGACGCGACCGTCGGACTGACCGACGACCCCGACGCCGCGGACGTCGTCCTGGGCTCGTTCGACGACGAGTTCTCTTTCGGCACGCTCTGGGAGTCCCTGCGGGCCCTCGAGGGGGACGTGCCCTTCTACGGGACCGATCCGGACGCGACGATCCCGATCGACGACGGCGAGATCCCCGGCTCCGGGGCGATCCTCGCCGCGATGGAGGCCGTCGCGGGCCGAGAGCCCGACGCGATCCTCGGGAAACCCTCGTCGGTCGCCGCGGCGGCGGCGATGGACCGCCTGAACGCCGCTCCCGACCGAACGCTGGTCGTCGGCGACCGGCTCAACACTGACATCGCACTGGGAGAGCGAGCCGGCATGACGACGGCGCTCGTGTTGACCGGCGTGACCGACCGAGCCGACGTCGAGTCGGCCGAGATCCAGCCCGATTACGTCCTCGAGTCCCTGGCCGACGTCGCGACGCTGCTATAG
- the dpsA gene encoding DNA starvation/stationary phase protection protein DpsA — protein sequence MSTQETVRQSADSVEGNELRLDQEKSEQIVDALNTELANSYVLYHQLKKHHWVVEGAEFLPLHEFLEEAYEHVEEGADHIAERAQALGGVPVSGPSNLEERATVEFEGEDVYDVRTMFENDLEMYGDIIESMRGSIELAENLGDPATGEMLREILVHLEEDGHHFEHYLEDDTLVLEEATK from the coding sequence ATGAGCACTCAAGAGACCGTCCGCCAGTCGGCAGACAGCGTCGAGGGGAACGAACTCCGACTCGATCAGGAGAAGTCCGAACAGATCGTCGACGCGCTGAACACGGAGCTCGCGAACTCGTACGTCCTCTACCACCAGCTCAAGAAGCACCACTGGGTCGTCGAGGGCGCCGAGTTCCTGCCGCTCCACGAGTTCTTAGAAGAGGCCTACGAGCACGTCGAAGAGGGTGCCGACCACATCGCCGAGCGCGCCCAGGCGCTGGGCGGCGTTCCCGTCTCCGGCCCGTCGAACCTCGAGGAGCGCGCCACCGTCGAGTTCGAGGGCGAGGACGTCTACGACGTCCGCACGATGTTCGAGAACGACCTCGAGATGTACGGTGACATCATCGAGTCGATGCGCGGCAGCATCGAACTCGCCGAGAACCTCGGCGACCCCGCCACCGGCGAGATGCTGCGCGAGATCCTCGTCCACCTCGAGGAAGACGGCCACCACTTCGAACACTACCTCGAGGACGACACGCTCGTCCTCGAGGAGGCCACGAAGTAA
- the purM gene encoding phosphoribosylformylglycinamidine cyclo-ligase: protein MTDSADDGSEERLTYAETGVDIEASEDATAALLEAFGSDLRTEYAGLIDIGDRYLALATDGVGTKLLVAEAIEDFSTIGIDCIAMNVNDLVAAGVEPVAFVDYLAIDEPDEELTNQIGEGLAVGLEEADLTMLGGETAVMPEVVKGFDLAGTCAGLAGKDEIFEGEAQVGDVLVGFASNGIHSNGLTLAREAATREHDYADPFPPNPERTIGEELLRPTRIYTDLLEPMRDHGVRAAAHVTGGGWTNLHRMGEFEYVVDDPFPAQAVFEFVQEEGNVTDEEMHRTFNMGTGFVVALPEDRAEDLAAATDGRIIGRVEEGDSVEIRGLSLS, encoded by the coding sequence ATGACCGATTCAGCGGACGACGGGAGCGAGGAACGACTCACCTACGCGGAGACGGGCGTCGACATCGAAGCCAGCGAGGACGCGACCGCGGCCTTGCTCGAGGCCTTCGGCAGCGACCTGCGGACCGAGTACGCCGGCCTAATCGACATCGGCGACCGCTATCTGGCGCTGGCGACCGATGGCGTCGGCACCAAACTGCTGGTGGCGGAAGCCATCGAGGACTTCTCGACGATCGGCATCGACTGCATCGCGATGAACGTCAACGACCTCGTGGCCGCGGGCGTCGAGCCCGTGGCCTTCGTCGACTACCTCGCGATCGACGAACCCGACGAGGAGCTCACGAATCAGATCGGCGAGGGGCTCGCCGTGGGCTTAGAGGAGGCCGATCTGACGATGCTCGGCGGCGAGACGGCGGTCATGCCCGAGGTCGTCAAGGGATTCGATCTCGCGGGGACCTGCGCCGGCCTCGCCGGGAAAGACGAGATCTTCGAAGGCGAGGCGCAGGTCGGCGACGTCCTCGTCGGCTTCGCCTCGAACGGGATCCACTCGAACGGGCTCACCCTCGCCCGCGAGGCCGCGACGCGGGAGCACGACTACGCCGATCCGTTCCCGCCGAACCCCGAGCGGACGATCGGCGAGGAACTGCTCCGGCCGACCCGAATCTACACGGACTTGCTCGAGCCGATGCGCGACCACGGCGTGCGCGCGGCGGCCCACGTCACGGGTGGCGGCTGGACCAACCTGCACCGAATGGGCGAGTTCGAGTACGTCGTCGACGACCCGTTCCCCGCCCAGGCGGTTTTCGAGTTCGTCCAGGAGGAAGGGAACGTGACTGACGAGGAGATGCACCGGACGTTCAACATGGGAACCGGGTTCGTCGTCGCACTGCCCGAGGATCGCGCCGAGGACCTCGCGGCCGCCACCGACGGACGGATCATCGGCCGCGTCGAGGAGGGCGATTCGGTCGAGATCCGCGGGCTCTCGCTGTCCTGA
- a CDS encoding glycine zipper 2TM domain-containing protein, whose product MKQRIKHVLLRARYAAIGAAVGAAIGSVFSRNAASTGGAIGAMAGATIADTRETVTAILDEAKERDLGPLSEDADTDPN is encoded by the coding sequence ATGAAACAGCGAATCAAGCACGTCTTGCTTCGAGCTCGGTACGCCGCAATCGGCGCGGCCGTCGGGGCCGCGATCGGCTCCGTCTTCAGTCGAAACGCCGCGAGCACCGGCGGTGCGATCGGTGCGATGGCCGGTGCGACCATCGCCGACACCCGTGAAACGGTGACGGCGATCCTCGACGAGGCGAAAGAACGGGATCTCGGTCCGCTGTCGGAAGACGCCGATACCGATCCGAACTAA
- a CDS encoding TraB/GumN family protein, with amino-acid sequence MSDAGDADVPAPPDPPDDDQGTVTVLGTAHVSQSSVDEVHETIDREQPDVVAVELDENRYRQMQGGAPDDIEAGDLLSGNTVFQFLAYWMLSYVQSRLGDQFDIEPGADMRAAIEAAERNGSGVALVDRDIQVTIQRFWRGLSITEKLKMVGGLALGVTDPRTIGLSFGAIGGALLGLLFGAFLAPLLGLGDTLLLGITGSTTLAAAGAVTAGSFGGALVGLLFLPSLESVGRSNGIAGGFTIRILAGIGLGIAACLALVAAEVSVGPFSAGAFESVGTYAVRGTVGLLAGLGVGVLVGAVVGLFLDGVSGDVDEIDEVDIEEMTDGDVVAAMMEEFRQFSPRGANALIDERDAYIATHLHQLREQGYDVLAVVGAGHKAGIERHLENPSEIPSLESLSGTTSSSRFSPLKIVGYLLTLGFVAFFFLLVMAGVQDTFLLQLFGAWFLINGIFAFTLARLAGARWISAGVGGAVAWLTSINPLLAPGWFAGYVELKYRPVNVRDIQTLNEIIDDTERPIEEAFADMFEVPLFRLIMIVALTNIGSMIASFLFVVGVLPWLAPEIGGINALFDELFRGAENTLELLRGLLT; translated from the coding sequence ATGAGCGATGCAGGTGACGCCGATGTGCCGGCGCCCCCCGACCCACCGGACGACGACCAGGGCACCGTCACCGTCCTCGGGACAGCCCATGTCTCGCAGTCGAGCGTCGACGAGGTCCACGAAACGATCGATCGCGAGCAACCGGACGTCGTCGCCGTCGAACTGGACGAAAACCGGTACCGCCAGATGCAGGGCGGTGCGCCGGACGACATCGAGGCGGGCGACCTCCTCTCGGGGAACACCGTCTTCCAGTTTCTGGCCTACTGGATGCTTTCCTACGTCCAGTCGCGGCTCGGCGACCAGTTCGACATCGAACCCGGCGCGGACATGCGCGCCGCCATCGAGGCCGCCGAACGCAACGGGAGCGGCGTCGCGCTGGTCGACCGAGACATCCAGGTGACGATCCAGCGGTTCTGGCGCGGGCTCTCGATCACCGAGAAGCTGAAGATGGTCGGCGGGCTCGCGCTGGGGGTCACCGATCCCCGAACCATCGGGCTCTCCTTCGGCGCCATCGGCGGCGCCCTCCTCGGGCTCCTCTTCGGCGCGTTCCTCGCCCCGCTGCTCGGACTGGGCGACACCCTGTTGCTCGGCATCACCGGCTCGACGACGCTGGCGGCCGCCGGCGCCGTCACCGCCGGTTCATTCGGCGGCGCCCTCGTCGGCCTCCTCTTTCTCCCCTCGCTCGAGTCGGTCGGGAGATCGAACGGCATCGCCGGCGGGTTCACGATACGGATCCTCGCCGGGATCGGACTCGGAATCGCTGCCTGCCTCGCGCTCGTCGCGGCGGAGGTCTCCGTCGGGCCGTTCTCCGCGGGGGCCTTCGAGAGCGTCGGTACCTACGCGGTCCGCGGGACGGTCGGTCTGTTGGCCGGCCTCGGCGTCGGCGTTCTCGTCGGCGCCGTCGTCGGGCTCTTCCTCGACGGCGTCAGCGGCGACGTCGACGAGATCGACGAAGTCGACATCGAGGAGATGACCGACGGCGACGTCGTCGCGGCGATGATGGAGGAGTTTCGTCAGTTCAGCCCGCGCGGCGCCAACGCCCTGATCGACGAACGCGACGCCTACATCGCCACCCACCTTCACCAACTCCGCGAGCAGGGGTACGACGTGCTCGCCGTCGTCGGCGCCGGGCACAAGGCCGGCATCGAGCGCCACCTCGAGAACCCGTCGGAAATCCCCTCCCTCGAATCGCTGTCGGGGACGACCTCGAGCAGCCGGTTCTCGCCGCTGAAGATCGTCGGCTACCTGCTGACGCTCGGCTTCGTCGCCTTCTTCTTCCTGCTGGTCATGGCCGGCGTTCAGGACACCTTCCTGCTCCAGTTGTTCGGGGCGTGGTTCCTGATCAACGGGATCTTCGCGTTCACGCTCGCTCGTCTCGCCGGAGCGCGCTGGATCAGCGCGGGCGTCGGCGGAGCCGTCGCCTGGCTGACGAGCATCAATCCGCTGCTGGCTCCGGGCTGGTTCGCCGGCTACGTCGAACTCAAATACCGGCCGGTCAACGTCCGGGACATCCAGACGCTAAACGAGATCATCGACGACACCGAGCGCCCGATCGAGGAGGCCTTCGCCGACATGTTCGAGGTGCCGCTGTTCCGGCTCATCATGATCGTCGCGCTGACCAACATCGGGAGCATGATCGCGAGCTTCCTGTTCGTGGTCGGCGTGTTGCCGTGGCTGGCGCCCGAAATCGGCGGTATCAACGCCCTGTTCGATGAACTCTTCCGCGGGGCCGAGAACACGCTCGAGTTGCTCCGGGGGCTGTTGACATGA
- a CDS encoding universal stress protein: MGRHVLVAMGRTDASDAALEYAFGEYPVARISVLHVTDAAGPLARFGGRDPCEYVIPELTAERSAELLPTPDRFTRAQCRRAEQVLSRAHELAERHDREIEPVVRSGGAAREITDYAAEHGVDHIVIADHPPTAFRPVFRSVPESVARNASAPVTTL; the protein is encoded by the coding sequence ATGGGGCGGCACGTACTGGTGGCGATGGGCAGGACAGACGCGTCGGACGCGGCGCTCGAGTACGCGTTCGGAGAGTATCCCGTGGCGAGAATTTCCGTGCTCCACGTCACCGACGCGGCGGGTCCGCTCGCCCGGTTCGGCGGCCGGGATCCCTGCGAGTACGTGATCCCCGAACTGACTGCCGAACGGAGCGCGGAACTGCTCCCGACGCCGGATCGTTTTACGCGAGCCCAGTGCCGACGGGCCGAGCAGGTCCTCTCCCGCGCGCACGAACTCGCCGAGCGCCACGACCGAGAGATCGAACCGGTCGTCCGCTCGGGCGGCGCGGCGAGGGAGATCACCGACTACGCGGCGGAGCACGGGGTCGACCACATCGTCATCGCGGACCACCCGCCGACGGCGTTCCGGCCGGTCTTCCGATCGGTCCCCGAGTCGGTCGCCCGCAACGCCAGCGCGCCGGTCACGACGCTCTGA
- a CDS encoding rubrerythrin-like domain-containing protein has protein sequence MVLPAPHAPDRSYYECRDCGYREMTDSLESCPECDGRTRNIAVARA, from the coding sequence ATGGTACTCCCTGCCCCACACGCGCCGGATCGATCGTACTACGAATGCCGTGACTGTGGCTACCGGGAGATGACCGACTCGCTCGAGTCCTGTCCCGAGTGCGACGGGCGAACGAGAAACATCGCGGTCGCCCGAGCGTAG
- a CDS encoding metalloprotease, which produces MSTRTRQRAGSGPELTFSDRELIDLAVAWLTLSVAFSLIFVPIHRGGSSVGYFLGMVGLSLVTVGVAFLLHELAHKVVAIEHGQLAEFRADYQMLFLALMGALVGFLFAAPGAVYHRGRITQRENAMIALAGPVTNHLLAVMFLPLVLLPAPLGTIGQMGVWINLVLAAFNMIPFGPLDGKSVYDWHKGVFALVFVPSVLLAGYVVLFVNPF; this is translated from the coding sequence ATGAGCACGCGAACGCGACAGCGGGCCGGGTCCGGCCCGGAACTGACCTTCAGCGACCGGGAGCTGATCGATCTCGCCGTGGCGTGGCTGACGCTGTCGGTCGCGTTCTCGCTGATATTCGTGCCGATCCACCGCGGCGGGAGCAGCGTCGGCTACTTCCTCGGAATGGTCGGATTGAGCCTCGTCACCGTCGGCGTCGCCTTCCTGTTACACGAGCTCGCACACAAGGTCGTCGCGATCGAACACGGCCAGCTCGCCGAGTTCCGCGCGGACTACCAGATGCTGTTTCTGGCGCTCATGGGCGCGCTCGTCGGCTTCCTCTTTGCCGCCCCCGGCGCCGTCTACCACCGCGGTCGGATCACCCAGCGGGAGAACGCAATGATCGCTCTCGCCGGACCCGTCACCAACCACCTGCTCGCGGTCATGTTCCTGCCGCTGGTGCTCCTGCCGGCCCCGCTCGGGACCATCGGCCAGATGGGCGTCTGGATCAACCTCGTGCTGGCCGCGTTCAATATGATCCCCTTCGGTCCGCTGGACGGCAAATCGGTCTACGACTGGCACAAGGGCGTGTTCGCGCTCGTGTTCGTCCCGAGCGTCCTGCTCGCGGGGTACGTAGTCCTGTTCGTCAATCCGTTCTGA